ATCGTGGTCTTCTCGCCGGGCAAGATGACATGCTCCCAGACGACGGCGTTAAGATGGAGGCCAGGTAGACCAGCGGCGCGAGCTCGGGCGCGGAAATCGTCCAGAGCGGATCGGGTGGCGGCGAGGCTTCCAAAGCTCTTGATCAGGTTATTGAGGTCGTAAAACGACAGGTACGGCTTGCCGTCGATGCGCCAATAGTTCTTCTTCGAGAAGTACTTTTTGATGAGCATGTCGGTGATCTCGTGGAACTTCTCGGGGGTCACCTGGCCGGGGTAAAGCAGGGGTGGCGGCGCTCCGCGGTGGTACGGGTGAATGTCGTACCAATCGTGGTTGGCCCACATGAAGGCGAACTTGAGGCGGCCATTGTTTTTGGCCTTGAGGAAACCCTTGTCGATGGTGTCTTCGAGGAACGGACCGTCGTTGTAGTAGTACCAATCGAAGATGAAGGCGTCGACGCCGTGGTCCGATGCGGCGGCGATTTTCTGGGCCATCGCTTTGGGGTCGGACTCGTCGGTGTAGCCCCAGAGCGGAACTTTCGGCTGGTCGTGGCCCGGAAATCTTGGCTTGGCGTTCTTGATCAACTCCCACTCGGACCAAGTGGGGCCTTTGGTTTTGGCGTTGCGAGAGTCGCCCGGGTGGTAGTTGCCAAAGTAGTAGGCGGCGACGGTGATGGGAGGAACTTTGGGCGCGGCCGCGAGCGAGGCGTTCATGAGGCATCCGAGAAGCAGACCGAGCATGGGGAGATTTTACTTTCAGTTCTCGCCAGTCCGGGGTGGACCGGCGAGAACTGGGGTCGATTACTTCGAGACGGCAGCGATGCCCGCGTCGGCGTAACGGTCACCACCATCGTCGTGGACGTGGACGGCGATGACGTTTCCGGTCGCCTTGAGACTAGCGATGACCGTCTTCGGCAGTTGGTAAGTGTCGTATCCAGCGGCACCGGGAGCATGGACGGCGAGGACGCCATTGATGTACACCTCGGCGCCGTCGTCGTGAGCCAAGATCAGGCGGACATTCTCAGCCGAAACCTTGCCGAGGTCGAAGGTCGTGCGCATCCAAATGTCCTTGGTCTTCCACGGCGTGCGGATCTGCCCGCCGCGGTTGTCACCCTCGCCAAACCCGGCCGGAGCGACGTTCCAATTGGAATCATCGAAGACTGCGTTCGACCAACCGTCGCCCGGAGTGGCGTCCACGTAGCGCCAGTCCACCGCCTTTTGGGTCGAGATGGGGAGGATCGGCGTGAGCTTTGGCGGGACCGGGAGTTTGGCCCAGTCCTTGGCCGTATCCTTGTCGCGCGCGGCGTACTTCTTCCAGAACGGCGTGTCGAGCATCTTGATGAAGACGCCGCCGACGACGGATCGAGCCTGGAAGCCTTGCTGCTTGGCGTTGACGGTGTCGTACCAGTCGGACATCGGATTTCGGTCGGGCGTTTCGTTCAGGAACGCGATGACGGGGTCGAGAATCGTCTCGAAGTCGTCGCGCTTGCCGGTGAGGGTCGCGGTCCAGATTTCCCAGTCCAGCTTGGTGTAGTCGCGTCGGTTATCGAGCGGCAGGCCGTAGCCGTGCATCTTCGTTCGGTAGTACGCCATCTCTTCGGTGGCGACGGAACTCGGGAAGAGATTGAGGCCCAGCAGGCGGTCCCAAACCAGGTTGTACTTTTGGCTCCAGGTGTTGGGCTGGTCGAAGGCGAGGCGGTAGTGGTCGCCTTCCTTCGCTTCCTTCACCCATCGATCGGCAAACTCCTTGGCCAGCTTGTGGTAGGTGGCGGCTTCCGACTTCTTGCCGAGCTTATCGGCGAGGTACGCAAAGCTATCCAGGCCGACGATGGCCTTGATCGACAGGTTGACATTGTGGCCGAGGTGACCGGCGAAGTCGTCGGTGCAAAGCTGACGCTCGGGGTCGAAGCCCTTGCTAGCCAGATACTTGGCCCAGCGCGTGAGCACCGGCCAGTACTTGGCCGAGTATTCGGCGTTGCCCTCGACCTTGGCGAGCGCGGCTAAGAGAATAATCATGTTGCCCGTCTCTTCGACCGGCATTTGGTTGTCTTCGGTGAACTCACCGCCGCCGTACACCTGGCCGTTGGCCTTGGGGTAGGTGCCCATGTCGTGCGGGGCGAAGGGGAATTTCCAGCGTGGCGACGAGGCGTATTCCATCAGCGGCGTGAGCGACGCCTTCGTGAGGGTCGGGCTGAAGAAGAGCATCTGCGGCGCGGCGGGGTAGAGGACGTCGACGGTGGCGATACAGCCGTTGCTGAAGTTCTCCTTGCTGAACATCAACGGCTGTCCGTTGGCGTCGGCGACGACCTTTTGCGCGGCGAAGCTCTGGCGATAGGCAAGGCTGCCGAGGCGGCCGTAGTTTTCGCCACCGGTTTTGACGAGATCGGCCAGCAGTTGGCTGTCGAACTTCTCGCACTTGGAGACGTTGGCGGCGTATTCCTGCTCGGCGAGCGCCATCATTCGGTTGCCATCGAGGCCGTTTCGACGCCAGTAGGGACGCAGATTGTTCTGCATCAACTGGATGCTGTATTCGTCGTCGTAGCCGAAGACGATGTGGCTAGTCTTGCGGTTCTTGCCGATGGTGCCCATCGAAAGGGAAATGGCGGCGAGCGGAGCCTTTCCGGCGTTGGTTGGCTTGGACGGCTCGGTTTTGCCGACCATGCCGGTTTCAGCGAACGACTTGGCGGGAGCGGCGGCGATGGCGGCGTCACCGGAGGTGCCGATGAGTAGGTGGCCCCAGTCGATGCGCAGATTGTCTCCGCGCTTCTGCAGGGTGGGTTGATCGACGCTCGAGATGCGAAGCAGGTTGAGTTTGCCGACTTGGGTCTTGCTCCATTCGACTTGCTGGCTGGGCTCGTTAACAGCGATGACCGGACTGGCATCGAAGTAGACCGAAACCTTGTGCGACGCGCCGTCGAGAGATCGGACGGTCCAGGAGATGTAGCTGGCGGGACGGGAGAAAAGGTCGAGGTCGTCGGGCAGCATTGGGGTTGTGAACTTGAGCAGGACCTCGATGCCTCCGCCTTCGAAGCGATAGACGGTGCGAGTGGGATAGACGCCGACGCTGGTTTGCGTCATCGCCGGGAGATCAGCGGGAGCCGCGCCCATGATTCGGAACGCCTTGCCATCGACGCGAACCATACTGCGGATGGGTTGCGGAGTTCCGGTCCAGTGGCTCACCGGCCCATCGGTCAGGGCGTCGGTGCGCGACCAGAGGCTGAAGTACGGATCGTGGGTCACGAGGGGAACGGCCGGGGGGCGGAACCCATTTTGCGAAAGCGAGGCGGCGACGAGCGCAGTTGCGATATTCAGCATGATGATCTTGGGTGGAGCTAGGCCCGCGATGGGTCGATCGAGTTCGACCGATTCGATGATATCCGACCTGGAGTCAGAGTCGAACCTTAGCGGCAAAGCCAAAATATGTTTTGAACATATTTTGAAATGTCCAATTCTCTCAGACCTTTGCTACCACGGGTAATCGTTCCCTTCGTAGTCGCGAAGGGCCAGTTCAGGACTTCGGTCGGGGTCGAGGAAATAGTTGAGCGCGAAGGTCGCTCCTTCTTCGGGTTCGTAGCGGGCTTGATCGTTTCGCTCTCCGGACATATAGGTCTTTAGCCAGCCCGGGTGGTAGAGCCGCAGGTCGAAGCCTTGGGGGCCGAGGTCGTTGGACATATTCTTGACGGCCATATTGAGGGCGGCTTTGGACATGCAGTAGCCGAACCAGCCGGTGCGGGCGCTGGCGCCGATGCTTCCGGCTTCGGACGAGACGAAGCAGAGCCGCTTGGCCCGGCCCTGGTCGAGAAGGGGAAGAAAGGCGTGGACGAGGCGCAGGGCGCCGATGGCGTTGACGTTGAATTCGTCGGCCATGTTGCCGAAGTTCTGCTCCTGACGGATGGTTTGAAGTTGGTGGGAGCGATTGATGGCGGCGTTAGAGATGAGGAGGTCGATATGGTCGACCTTCGTTGCGGCGACCATTGCGGCGGCTTGGACGGACTCGTCGGAACCGACATCGAGGGTGAGCAGATGGCAAGTGTCGGGATATTGCTTGGCCAGGTCGTCGAGATCAGGCCAATCCATGTGCTTTCCGGCGAGGACGATCCACCCTTTCTCCAGCAGTTGGCGGGTGATGGCGAGTCCGAGTCCGCGGTCGGCTCCGGTGACGAGTGCGACGTTTTCCATCCGCCTTTCAGCGTAGCCGATGTGGGTAGCCTGATGGGGTGATCGATCGACGCGGATTTCTGGTGGGAGCGGCGGGACTCGCCGTTCGTCCGTGGCAGTTTTTGGACGCGGCGGGGCCGACCGTCCGGGTGGAGCAGGGGACGCTTTTGGGCCGGGACGAGCGGGGATTGCGGGTGTTTCGTGGCATTCCGTTTGCCCGTCCCCCACTTCGATTTCGAGCGCCGGAGCCGCCTGCGCAGTGGTTTGGGGCCCGGCGTGCGTTCGACAATGCTCCAGCCGCAATGCAGTCGGGTCAGGGGGATTCGGAAGACTGTCTGTACCTGAATATTTGGGCCCCGAAAGGTGAAGGGCCATTTCCGGTTTACGTCTGGATTCACGGCGGAGGCAATGTTGGCGGTGGGACCAACGGCCAGAGCGGGGCTTCGTTTGCCCGCGACGGCGTCATCGTCGTGACGGTGGCTTACAGGCTGGGAGCCTTTGGGTATCTGAAGCTCGATGATCTGCTGGGGCCGGAGTACGCGGGGAGCGGGGCGAACGGCATTCGCGATTTGATTGCGGCTCTGCGCTGGGTTCAGCGGAATATTGCCGCGTTTGGCGGCGATCCCGGTTCGGTGACGATCGGCGGGCAGTCGGCGGGGGCCAAGAATGTGGCGGCGTTGGTCGCTGCGCCGGAAGCGAAGGGGCTGTTTGCGAGGGCGATCATGGAGAGCGGGAGCGGGCACACGGTGCATACCCCCGCCCAGGCGTCGGACGTGACGCGGGCGTTGCTGGCGGCTCTCAATCTGCAAGAAAAGGATGCTGAGCGGCTGCTGTCGCTGTCGGCGAAAGAGCTTTTGGATGGTCAGCATCGGTTGCTGGACCACTATCCGCACAACTATCCGTTTCGACCAGCGACCGGGAACTCGGTTCTGTCGAAGCGGCCGGTCGACTTGGTGGACAACCGCATTCCGCTCTTGATTGGGACGAATCGCGACGAAGGGCTGTCGTTTATGGATCGATCGAGCGTGGATCGGCCGGTCGAATCGCGCGCGACCTCGAACATTCCGTTCTCGGCGGTGCCGGAGTTGGAGGCGAGATACAACAGGGCCTTTGCCTCGCTGAGTTCGCTGGAGCGGCGGATTCGGCTGATTTCGGCGGAAGAGTATTGGATGCCCAGCGTTCGATTTGCCGAGGCGCATTCGCACCGAGGCGGGAAGACGTGGATGTACCGGTTTGACCACACCAACCAGGAAGGCCACGTGATGCACGGGGCGGAACTGGATTTCGCCTGGAACCACCATGAAGGGTGGTCGATGCACGAGATTTGGGTGGACTTTATGCACGGGCGTGAGCATTCGGGCTGGCCACAGTACGACGGTCGAGATCGGAAGACCATGATCTTTGGTCAGGACGGCGGAATGTCCGTGGTGGAGGACCCGCGCGGCGACGAGCGGAGGCTGTGGGACGGCATTTTGTCGTAATGGGTGAACTGGTATCCTTCGGCGATGACTCTCGCTGAAATTCGCCACGACCTGCACGCCCACCCTCAGGTTCGATTTGAGGAGGTTTTTGCCTCGGAACTGGTTCAACGCGAACTGACGGCGCTTGGAATCGAGTTTAAGGCGGGCCTGGCGAGAGGGACCGGCGTGTTGGGCTATCTTCCGGCCACGACCGACCCAGCGACGGCACCGACCATCGCCTTGCGGGCGGACATGGACGCCCTGCCGATCCATGAAGACACCGGCTTGCCGTATGCGTCCACGATTCCGAATCGGATGCACGCCTGTGGGCACGACGGTCACACCACGATCCTGATAGGGGCGGCGCGTGAGTTGGCGGCGAAGACCCACCGGCCGAACAACATTCTCTTCGTGTTTCAACCGGCGGAAGAGGGCGGCGGAGGCGGAAACCTGATGGTTCAAGACGGGTGTCTGAACGGCTCGGTGCTCGGCAAGAGGGCCGATTTTATGTTCGGTTTGCATGGGTGGTCGACGGTCAAGCTGGGCCACGTGGCGACCCGGGTTGGTTCGCTGATGGCTTCGACCGACGACATGATGGTCGAGTTTCATGGTCAGGGCGGGCATGCGGCGGCACCAGACACGACGAAGGATCCGGTTGTGGCGATCGCCCACTTGGTGACGGCGTTACAGTCGATTGTGGCGCGCAATGTGGACCCGTTCGCGAATGGCGTGGTGACAGTCGGCCAGGTACACGGAGGGACGACGCACAACATCATTCCGATGTCGGCGTGGCTTCAGGGCACGATTCGGGCGATGAACGACGAGGTGCGCGATCGACTTTGTGAGCGAGTTCGGACGATCGCTCAGGGCATCGCGGACGCCTTTGAGATGAAGGCCGAAATCAAGGTCGAGCGAGGTTATCCGGTGGTGGTCAATGACGGAAAGGCGGTCGAGCGGTTCTTGCGGGTCGCACGAAATGAGCTTGGCGACGAGTTTGTTTCCGACGACGCGAAGCCGACCATGGGTGGAGAAGACTTTGCCTATTACGGGGCCGAATGTCCGAGTTGTTTCTATCAGTTGGGGCTCATCCCCGAAGGACGGGATGACTACGCAAGCGTCCATACGCCTTACTTCGACTTCAACGACGATGCGATCGCGGTTGGGGTCAAGCTGATGACTGGCCTGGCGCTCTCGACCGAGTAGGCGTGGAATACTCTCTTTAGAGGGTCGTCGAATGGAAAATGAGCAAGAACAGCCGCTTTTGCCGTGCCCGTCGCCGTGCGTCAAGCACTGTGGAATCGACGAGTCGCTGATCTGTTCCGGTTGCTATCGGACGGGGCGAGAGGTTGCGGCGTGGCCGAAGATGACGGACCAGGAACGATGGGATTTGTTGCTGGAACTGGATCGGCGGCGGGCCTCAGATTCCTAGCTCGATAACGACTTCGCCGTTCTTGATTTGGAGCGACTTCAGTCGGCGGCGGATTGCGAGCGCTTTTGTATCGCCTTGTCGGAGTCGGTAGATCGGGTTGCGCGAAACGTAGGTTTCGATGCCCTGGGCCAGTATCTGGCTTGCGGCGGTGCGGTAGCGATCGGGCATGCCTCCGAAATCGACTTGGGAGATGAGGGCCCGGGGATGATCGAGGAAGAGTTCTCCCATGTCAGCTTGGTAGCGCAGGTTTCCGGTCGCCGAAACGCGCGCGTGAAGGGAAGATGTGCCAATGGCGGAGGCGTCGGCGGTCACGGCCATTGACACCAGATCGGTGGCTGGGTCGATCGAAATGGTGGGCTGGTCCAGGCGATATCGATAGAGCGTTTCGTTGCGCTCGACCGGGAATTGGTGGGCGACATCGGCTTGAATTTCCGCCGGAGTTAGGCGGATGGTTCGATGCAGAATGAGGCGGAGACCGACGACCGCAAGCATGAGGAGCAGAACTCCCACGACCAGCGCTCGACGTCGATTCCTCATGGCATTCCTAGCGTAACACGCTTTCGACGAATTGGAGTTCGCAAGACAATCGTTTGACTGGTGCGGATGGGCGTATAATGACCCATCGAAACGGCACGATGGTAAGGCTCAAAGACGTTGCTTATCTGGCCGGATACGACATTTCGACCGTATCCAAAGTTCTTCAAGGCGGGAAAATTCACGCCTCAGAAGAGGCTCGACAGCGCATTTTGAAGGCCGCGGACGAGCTGGGATACCGACCAAATTTGGCGGCGCGAGCCCTGCGCACCCGGCGTTCTGGCGCGATCGTCATGGCGTTTCCGAAGTTTGGCGATCCAGTTCATCCGGCGCTGACACAAGGGGCGGAAGAGGCGGCGAACCGCTTGGGGCAAGCATTCCTGGTTTACAAATATCCCGAGCCGGTGGCGACGGAAGCGTTATTGAATCTGGTTTTGCAGGGGCGGGCGGACGGGATCATCGTCTCGGACGACCTGCCCGAAGAGCAGTTTTTGCCGAAGGCGGCGGGGAGCAAGATTCCGATTGTAACCCTGAATCGGCAGGCGGGGGAGGTTGTTCCCTCGGTCGTGTTGGACGACGAAGAAGGATTTACGGTACAGGCCAGCTATCTGCTGGGGCTGGGGCACTCGCAGATCGCGTTTGTGGCCGTTCATCCCGAGAGTCAGACTTCGCAGTTCTGCATGGCGGCGTTCTTGGAGACGTGCGCGGCGGCCGGGCATCCAGTACCGGAGGATCGAATTTTGTCGTGCTTGTACGACGGAAGCGACGTTCAGCCAGTGATTCGGGCGATTTTGGGAATGAACCCACGTCCGACCGCGATTGCGACGGCAAGCTTGGTGACGGCGATGCGGATCATTCAAGGACTGGTGGAATCGGGAATCAAGGTTCCGCAGGAGATGAGCGTGATTGGCTACCACGATTCCCCAATGGGCGAGTGGAGTACGCCACAGACCACAACTATTCGAATGCCGAGCGTAGAGCAAGGGGCTCGGTCGGTGGAGAGATTGTGTGCACTGATCGCGGGCGAGCCAGGCGACATGCAAGAAATCGTCAGCACGCCAATCATGGTGGTCGAGCGTGGGTCCTGCAGTCGAGTCACGAAGCGCTAAAGCAAAACGGACTTCCTGGAGGGAGGAAGTCCGAAAATTGCATTAGTATCGTTTGAAACTAATTCCCGTTATTGGCGGCAGGAGGAGTATTCCCGTTAGCGGTGGTACCCCGCGCCATTCCAATATTCTGTGGCCGCGTTGGCGGCGCTTTCACGATATGTTCGCCTTCGCACCCGGCGAGGATGCCGCCGAAGACGGCGGCAAGGAGAGCGAAGGCGAGAGTTC
The sequence above is a segment of the Armatimonadota bacterium genome. Coding sequences within it:
- a CDS encoding DUF4965 domain-containing protein; the encoded protein is MLNIATALVAASLSQNGFRPPAVPLVTHDPYFSLWSRTDALTDGPVSHWTGTPQPIRSMVRVDGKAFRIMGAAPADLPAMTQTSVGVYPTRTVYRFEGGGIEVLLKFTTPMLPDDLDLFSRPASYISWTVRSLDGASHKVSVYFDASPVIAVNEPSQQVEWSKTQVGKLNLLRISSVDQPTLQKRGDNLRIDWGHLLIGTSGDAAIAAAPAKSFAETGMVGKTEPSKPTNAGKAPLAAISLSMGTIGKNRKTSHIVFGYDDEYSIQLMQNNLRPYWRRNGLDGNRMMALAEQEYAANVSKCEKFDSQLLADLVKTGGENYGRLGSLAYRQSFAAQKVVADANGQPLMFSKENFSNGCIATVDVLYPAAPQMLFFSPTLTKASLTPLMEYASSPRWKFPFAPHDMGTYPKANGQVYGGGEFTEDNQMPVEETGNMIILLAALAKVEGNAEYSAKYWPVLTRWAKYLASKGFDPERQLCTDDFAGHLGHNVNLSIKAIVGLDSFAYLADKLGKKSEAATYHKLAKEFADRWVKEAKEGDHYRLAFDQPNTWSQKYNLVWDRLLGLNLFPSSVATEEMAYYRTKMHGYGLPLDNRRDYTKLDWEIWTATLTGKRDDFETILDPVIAFLNETPDRNPMSDWYDTVNAKQQGFQARSVVGGVFIKMLDTPFWKKYAARDKDTAKDWAKLPVPPKLTPILPISTQKAVDWRYVDATPGDGWSNAVFDDSNWNVAPAGFGEGDNRGGQIRTPWKTKDIWMRTTFDLGKVSAENVRLILAHDDGAEVYINGVLAVHAPGAAGYDTYQLPKTVIASLKATGNVIAVHVHDDGGDRYADAGIAAVSK
- a CDS encoding SDR family NAD(P)-dependent oxidoreductase translates to MENVALVTGADRGLGLAITRQLLEKGWIVLAGKHMDWPDLDDLAKQYPDTCHLLTLDVGSDESVQAAAMVAATKVDHIDLLISNAAINRSHQLQTIRQEQNFGNMADEFNVNAIGALRLVHAFLPLLDQGRAKRLCFVSSEAGSIGASARTGWFGYCMSKAALNMAVKNMSNDLGPQGFDLRLYHPGWLKTYMSGERNDQARYEPEEGATFALNYFLDPDRSPELALRDYEGNDYPW
- a CDS encoding carboxylesterase family protein, coding for MIDRRGFLVGAAGLAVRPWQFLDAAGPTVRVEQGTLLGRDERGLRVFRGIPFARPPLRFRAPEPPAQWFGARRAFDNAPAAMQSGQGDSEDCLYLNIWAPKGEGPFPVYVWIHGGGNVGGGTNGQSGASFARDGVIVVTVAYRLGAFGYLKLDDLLGPEYAGSGANGIRDLIAALRWVQRNIAAFGGDPGSVTIGGQSAGAKNVAALVAAPEAKGLFARAIMESGSGHTVHTPAQASDVTRALLAALNLQEKDAERLLSLSAKELLDGQHRLLDHYPHNYPFRPATGNSVLSKRPVDLVDNRIPLLIGTNRDEGLSFMDRSSVDRPVESRATSNIPFSAVPELEARYNRAFASLSSLERRIRLISAEEYWMPSVRFAEAHSHRGGKTWMYRFDHTNQEGHVMHGAELDFAWNHHEGWSMHEIWVDFMHGREHSGWPQYDGRDRKTMIFGQDGGMSVVEDPRGDERRLWDGILS
- a CDS encoding amidohydrolase, translated to MTLAEIRHDLHAHPQVRFEEVFASELVQRELTALGIEFKAGLARGTGVLGYLPATTDPATAPTIALRADMDALPIHEDTGLPYASTIPNRMHACGHDGHTTILIGAARELAAKTHRPNNILFVFQPAEEGGGGGNLMVQDGCLNGSVLGKRADFMFGLHGWSTVKLGHVATRVGSLMASTDDMMVEFHGQGGHAAAPDTTKDPVVAIAHLVTALQSIVARNVDPFANGVVTVGQVHGGTTHNIIPMSAWLQGTIRAMNDEVRDRLCERVRTIAQGIADAFEMKAEIKVERGYPVVVNDGKAVERFLRVARNELGDEFVSDDAKPTMGGEDFAYYGAECPSCFYQLGLIPEGRDDYASVHTPYFDFNDDAIAVGVKLMTGLALSTE
- a CDS encoding DUF1289 domain-containing protein; amino-acid sequence: MENEQEQPLLPCPSPCVKHCGIDESLICSGCYRTGREVAAWPKMTDQERWDLLLELDRRRASDS
- a CDS encoding DUF1439 domain-containing protein, with amino-acid sequence MRNRRRALVVGVLLLMLAVVGLRLILHRTIRLTPAEIQADVAHQFPVERNETLYRYRLDQPTISIDPATDLVSMAVTADASAIGTSSLHARVSATGNLRYQADMGELFLDHPRALISQVDFGGMPDRYRTAASQILAQGIETYVSRNPIYRLRQGDTKALAIRRRLKSLQIKNGEVVIELGI
- a CDS encoding LacI family DNA-binding transcriptional regulator, with the translated sequence MTHRNGTMVRLKDVAYLAGYDISTVSKVLQGGKIHASEEARQRILKAADELGYRPNLAARALRTRRSGAIVMAFPKFGDPVHPALTQGAEEAANRLGQAFLVYKYPEPVATEALLNLVLQGRADGIIVSDDLPEEQFLPKAAGSKIPIVTLNRQAGEVVPSVVLDDEEGFTVQASYLLGLGHSQIAFVAVHPESQTSQFCMAAFLETCAAAGHPVPEDRILSCLYDGSDVQPVIRAILGMNPRPTAIATASLVTAMRIIQGLVESGIKVPQEMSVIGYHDSPMGEWSTPQTTTIRMPSVEQGARSVERLCALIAGEPGDMQEIVSTPIMVVERGSCSRVTKR